One window of Watersipora subatra chromosome 3, tzWatSuba1.1, whole genome shotgun sequence genomic DNA carries:
- the LOC137389709 gene encoding uncharacterized protein isoform X1: MNEEEVEEAEAISVATGVVAMGTLLVTADSRLNVATIAMSLDTLQKSVHRNLWNLVPVTTVVSRDICQGIVLIGQTVEVVGKVEEEEEALEEIAPATHVVIKVIYLETVLTSVMEVVAEAVAIVTIVVAMVICHVIARMAGGLAVDLVVVEEAAAVVIVTNVVKLVISLVNAPPVVTVVEVEISSVTDVGVWVTWHEIVLLMSNPLFMRMSIPSSLK; this comes from the exons ATGAACGAAGAGGAGGTGGAGGAGGCGGAGGCGATC AGCGTTGCTACAGGTGTAGTCGCTATGGGCACATTGCTCGTCACTGCAGACAGTCGTCTGAACGTTGCTACAATTGCAATGAGTTTGGACACATTGCAAAAGAGTGTCCACAGGAACCTCTGGAACCTG GTTCCTGTTACAACTGTGGTGAGTCGGGACATATGTCAAGGGATTGTCCTAATCGGTCAAACAGTGGAGGTGGTCGGCAAggtggaggaggaggaggaggcTTTGGAGGAGATCGCTCCTGCTACACATGTGGTAATCAAGGTCATTTATCTCGAGACTGTCCTGACAAGCGTGATGGAGGTGGTGGCGGAGGCGGTCGCAATTGTTACAATTGTGGTCGCGATGGTCATCTGTCACGTGATTGCCCGGATGGCAGGAGGACTGGCGGTCGATCTGGTGGTGGTGGAGGAGGCGGCGGCGGTGGTAATTGTTACAA ATGTGGTGAAGCTGGTCATTTCGCTCGTGAATGCCCCTCCGGTGGTGACAGTGGTGGAAGTCGAGATATCAAGTGTTACAGATGTGGGGGTATGGGTCACATGGCACGAGATTGTACTGCTGATGAGTAATCCGCTCTTCATGAGAATGTCAATTCCTTCTTCGCTGAAGTGA
- the LOC137389709 gene encoding DNA-binding protein HEXBP-like isoform X2, with protein sequence MSERLCYKCEKPGHMARQCPEGGNERRGGGGGGGDRSCYNCGESGHMSRDCPNRSNSGGGRQGGGGGGGFGGDRSCYTCGNQGHLSRDCPDKRDGGGGGGGRNCYNCGRDGHLSRDCPDGRRTGGRSGGGGGGGGGGNCYKCGEAGHFARECPSGGDSGGSRDIKCYRCGGMGHMARDCTADE encoded by the exons ATGAGTGAGCGCTTATGTTACAAATGTGAAAAGCCAGGTCACATGGCCCGGCAGTGTCCTGAAGGAGGCAATGAACGAAGAGGAGGTGGAGGAGGCGGAGGCGATC GTTCCTGTTACAACTGTGGTGAGTCGGGACATATGTCAAGGGATTGTCCTAATCGGTCAAACAGTGGAGGTGGTCGGCAAggtggaggaggaggaggaggcTTTGGAGGAGATCGCTCCTGCTACACATGTGGTAATCAAGGTCATTTATCTCGAGACTGTCCTGACAAGCGTGATGGAGGTGGTGGCGGAGGCGGTCGCAATTGTTACAATTGTGGTCGCGATGGTCATCTGTCACGTGATTGCCCGGATGGCAGGAGGACTGGCGGTCGATCTGGTGGTGGTGGAGGAGGCGGCGGCGGTGGTAATTGTTACAA ATGTGGTGAAGCTGGTCATTTCGCTCGTGAATGCCCCTCCGGTGGTGACAGTGGTGGAAGTCGAGATATCAAGTGTTACAGATGTGGGGGTATGGGTCACATGGCACGAGATTGTACTGCTGATGAGTAA